One segment of Maridesulfovibrio ferrireducens DNA contains the following:
- a CDS encoding peptide transporter translates to MNNDKELQEYRDLLKPPDHFEEGFDWKTVVGAVFIGFLMMPGSMYLQLVIGQGIGPAARWVTIILFAEIAKRSYTELKQQEIFLLYYMAGAALASPFSGLLWQQYLVQSDAARMLGLTEFIPAWVAPQPGSESLLERTFFHRDWMIPILLLVGSQIVQRIDHFGLGYALYRITSDVEKLPFPMAPVGALGTMALAESTEEKETSWKWRVFSIGGVIGLAFGSIYVLLPAVSGLIFTEPIRLIPIPWIELTPYTENILPAVATGIQFDLGLFFIGMVLPFWAVIGGLIGIIVTFIANPILFEHGILHRWHPGMATVETVFANNFDFYMSFSIGLGLAIAFIGIWSVVQSFRGEHAKNRSSWSNLFEPPEGRGDINFWFSIGIYFFSTLAYVGMCLFLVPNFPWIFFLLYGFIYTPIISYISARMEGIAGQFVSLPLVREASFIAGAKFFGYQGIEIWYAPIPIHNYGEATVHFREIELTGTSIRGIIKAELVVFPVVMIASLLFSQFIWQLAPIPSSNYPYAQELWHLQALNSLLMQTSTLDGNSLFFQALSGPVIFSGIGLGLILYTVLNTLGLPVLLVYGVVRGLGQSTPHAFVLEVSGALIGRYFFQKKYGAMWRQYAPVLLAGFSCGMGLTGMFAMGCTLILKSLGKMAY, encoded by the coding sequence ATGAATAACGATAAAGAATTACAAGAATATCGGGACCTACTCAAGCCACCGGATCATTTTGAAGAGGGGTTTGACTGGAAAACGGTTGTCGGCGCGGTTTTCATCGGCTTTCTGATGATGCCCGGCAGTATGTATCTGCAACTTGTCATCGGACAGGGAATAGGCCCTGCCGCGCGCTGGGTTACAATCATTCTTTTTGCCGAAATCGCCAAGCGCTCTTACACCGAGCTCAAACAGCAGGAAATTTTTCTGCTCTACTATATGGCGGGGGCGGCATTAGCCTCACCGTTCTCAGGGTTGCTGTGGCAGCAATACCTTGTGCAATCTGACGCCGCACGAATGCTGGGGTTAACAGAGTTCATTCCTGCGTGGGTAGCTCCGCAGCCCGGTTCTGAATCATTACTCGAAAGAACTTTTTTTCATCGAGACTGGATGATTCCGATATTGCTGCTGGTCGGCTCGCAAATAGTTCAACGAATTGACCACTTCGGACTTGGTTACGCCTTGTATCGAATTACATCAGATGTTGAAAAACTGCCTTTCCCTATGGCTCCGGTAGGAGCACTCGGAACAATGGCTCTCGCAGAATCGACTGAAGAAAAAGAAACCAGTTGGAAATGGCGAGTCTTCTCGATAGGAGGTGTGATCGGTCTTGCTTTCGGCTCGATTTATGTACTCCTGCCGGCTGTATCAGGACTAATTTTTACAGAACCGATAAGATTAATCCCTATTCCGTGGATCGAACTTACGCCGTACACAGAAAACATTCTGCCTGCGGTTGCAACCGGTATTCAGTTTGATCTAGGACTATTTTTCATCGGAATGGTTCTCCCCTTCTGGGCGGTAATCGGTGGATTGATAGGAATTATCGTTACATTTATTGCTAACCCGATTCTTTTTGAGCATGGAATTCTACATAGATGGCATCCCGGCATGGCAACTGTCGAAACTGTTTTTGCAAACAACTTTGACTTTTACATGAGTTTTTCCATCGGACTCGGGCTGGCTATCGCTTTCATCGGTATATGGTCGGTTGTACAGTCCTTCCGTGGGGAACATGCCAAAAACCGTTCATCATGGAGCAATTTATTTGAACCACCTGAAGGCAGAGGTGACATAAATTTCTGGTTTTCAATCGGAATTTATTTCTTTTCAACACTTGCCTATGTCGGCATGTGTTTATTTCTTGTTCCTAATTTTCCGTGGATATTTTTCCTGCTGTACGGTTTCATTTATACACCGATAATTTCATATATTTCGGCTCGAATGGAAGGTATCGCCGGGCAGTTTGTCAGCTTGCCACTGGTTCGAGAGGCAAGCTTCATAGCAGGAGCCAAATTCTTTGGTTATCAAGGCATTGAAATATGGTATGCTCCGATCCCTATTCATAATTACGGTGAAGCAACCGTTCATTTCCGTGAAATCGAGCTGACAGGAACATCTATCCGGGGAATCATCAAAGCAGAGCTTGTAGTCTTTCCTGTGGTTATGATTGCCAGTCTGCTGTTTTCACAGTTCATATGGCAATTAGCACCTATTCCTTCATCCAATTATCCTTATGCTCAAGAACTATGGCATCTGCAAGCGTTGAACAGTCTGCTCATGCAAACATCCACACTTGATGGAAACTCGCTGTTTTTCCAAGCTCTAAGCGGTCCTGTTATCTTTTCTGGTATAGGGCTTGGCTTAATCCTCTACACCGTATTAAACACTCTAGGACTTCCGGTTCTACTGGTTTATGGTGTTGTCAGAGGACTTGGTCAAAGCACACCTCATGCCTTCGTTCTGGAAGTCAGCGGAGCCCTTATAGGACGTTACTTCTTTCAAAAGAAATACGGAGCCATGTGGAGACAATATGCACCTGTTTTGCTTGCAGGATTCTCATGTGGAATGGGTCTGACTGGAATGTTTGCAATGGGATGCACTTTAATTTTAAAATCTCTGGGAAAAATGGCCTATTGA
- a CDS encoding Hpt domain-containing protein: MSKKITEIIDSELKELVSNFMINTDLEIAALEVAFKKSDLATINRLGHNMKGSALNYGFIILAELGRSIERAALDEDVIKIDQLLIQLKDYVARVEIMFEKK, from the coding sequence ATGTCAAAAAAGATTACGGAAATTATTGATAGTGAGTTAAAAGAGCTCGTGAGTAATTTTATGATAAATACTGATTTGGAGATAGCAGCCTTGGAAGTAGCTTTTAAGAAGTCCGATTTAGCAACAATAAATAGGCTCGGGCATAATATGAAAGGCTCTGCGCTCAACTATGGTTTTATCATCCTTGCTGAGCTTGGCAGGAGTATTGAAAGAGCTGCATTGGATGAGGATGTTATAAAAATAGATCAGTTGCTGATTCAGCTTAAAGACTATGTTGCCCGTGTAGAGATAATGTTTGAAAAAAAATAA
- a CDS encoding PqqD family protein: MTRGEALACKPVKNLDIEETRTDHNKIILSYPLRLKPIFSDVAKKYGLWKEGRPPMKRLELDDMGTMVWNMIDGKNSVRKISAAFAEKYTVLPREAEVATASFLKDLGKRGLIAFSMK, translated from the coding sequence ATGACAAGAGGTGAAGCTCTTGCTTGTAAGCCTGTGAAAAATTTGGATATCGAAGAGACACGGACGGATCACAATAAAATAATACTGTCTTACCCTTTGCGCCTGAAACCTATTTTTTCCGATGTAGCAAAAAAATATGGTCTATGGAAAGAGGGACGTCCACCCATGAAAAGATTAGAACTGGATGATATGGGTACTATGGTATGGAACATGATTGACGGGAAAAACAGCGTAAGAAAAATATCTGCAGCTTTTGCTGAAAAGTATACAGTGCTACCACGCGAAGCAGAAGTTGCAACAGCATCTTTTCTAAAAGACTTAGGTAAACGAGGACTCATTGCGTTCAGCATGAAATAA
- a CDS encoding NAD(P)/FAD-dependent oxidoreductase, producing the protein MSETIQDIVILGTGPAGLQAAIHSARKGLKVLVLGKNDKSSLWWAHIENFCCTLEISGEQILKTGQIQAESFGAVFFNEDVLSIVPPDLMSPDGNVFTINTETKVFKTKSIIICTGTTRNKLGVPGEKELFGKGVSYCVECDGNFFRGEEVAVVGGESAAAGGALHLTHLASKTHLVAKKFSIAPELMQRLKDAGIIIHEGVDVKEITGGIGVDGLVLDDGSKLDVTGVFIELGAKGVMSLAAELGTSLDESMKFIETDKQQRTNVPGIFAAGDICGPPLQMAKAVGEGCVAGLAAAKFVNRSK; encoded by the coding sequence ATGAGCGAAACGATCCAAGATATCGTCATATTAGGAACTGGCCCCGCAGGCTTGCAAGCAGCAATTCATTCTGCCAGAAAAGGGCTTAAAGTTCTGGTTCTCGGCAAAAATGACAAAAGCAGCCTCTGGTGGGCACACATCGAAAATTTCTGCTGTACTCTTGAGATTTCAGGGGAACAGATTCTGAAAACAGGACAGATACAGGCTGAAAGTTTCGGAGCTGTCTTTTTTAATGAAGATGTTCTCAGCATAGTTCCACCTGACCTTATGTCTCCTGATGGAAACGTATTCACCATCAACACCGAGACAAAAGTTTTTAAAACAAAATCTATCATTATATGCACAGGAACTACACGCAACAAGCTCGGAGTTCCCGGAGAAAAAGAACTTTTCGGAAAAGGTGTCAGCTACTGCGTTGAATGCGACGGTAACTTTTTCAGAGGAGAAGAAGTTGCAGTTGTAGGCGGTGAAAGTGCAGCAGCAGGCGGAGCTCTCCACCTGACTCATCTCGCATCCAAAACACATCTGGTTGCAAAAAAATTCTCAATAGCACCTGAGCTTATGCAGCGCCTCAAAGACGCAGGCATCATAATCCATGAAGGTGTCGATGTTAAAGAAATCACTGGCGGAATCGGTGTAGACGGACTGGTGCTGGACGATGGCAGTAAACTTGATGTTACTGGCGTATTCATCGAGCTTGGAGCCAAAGGCGTTATGTCACTCGCAGCAGAACTCGGAACCTCGCTCGATGAATCCATGAAATTCATCGAAACAGACAAGCAACAGCGTACAAATGTTCCGGGCATTTTCGCAGCCGGTGATATTTGCGGACCTCCGCTTCAGATGGCAAAAGCTGTCGGTGAAGGATGTGTTGCAGGACTTGCCGCTGCAAAATTCGTAAATAGATCTAAATAA
- a CDS encoding Tim44 domain-containing protein gives MKLLGYLVLPLTMICLLAIMAGDADARRFGGGRSFGSKPSFSKSFKKPTTATSTQSKAAGTNKQSGFARPGMGLMGGLLAGTFLGSMLGGGMGGGGGGFFNILIIGLLIYLGFKFFKSRNGGSSSLFGQNKSQQQQAPPRQTNDNDLFARREQNSQNAWDHLSSKPASAPSAASVDTEQVSPEIGVPAGFDSEDFLEGAKAIYTRLQASWDKRDIADIEQFANKTVVDEIKQQAAEDPTPSKTDIMLINARLLEVKEEGSNILATVYYDVLLREEANQSQPSQVREVWNFVKENNDSAMWKLDGLQQLED, from the coding sequence ATGAAACTACTCGGGTACTTGGTTCTCCCGCTTACAATGATTTGTCTGCTTGCTATTATGGCCGGTGATGCAGATGCAAGGAGATTCGGTGGTGGTAGATCCTTCGGCAGTAAGCCATCTTTTTCAAAGTCGTTTAAAAAGCCTACCACAGCAACTTCTACACAAAGCAAAGCAGCAGGGACTAATAAGCAGAGTGGCTTTGCCCGTCCTGGAATGGGACTTATGGGTGGTCTGTTGGCAGGAACATTCCTAGGTTCTATGCTTGGTGGTGGAATGGGTGGCGGCGGCGGTGGATTTTTTAATATTTTGATTATCGGACTGTTAATTTATCTCGGATTTAAGTTTTTCAAATCGCGAAATGGCGGTTCCAGTTCTCTCTTTGGTCAGAATAAATCCCAACAGCAACAAGCGCCTCCAAGGCAGACAAATGACAACGATCTCTTCGCGCGTAGAGAGCAAAATTCTCAGAATGCGTGGGATCACCTTTCTTCCAAACCAGCTTCAGCGCCGAGTGCCGCTTCTGTAGATACTGAGCAAGTCAGTCCTGAAATAGGTGTTCCGGCCGGTTTTGATTCGGAAGATTTTCTTGAAGGTGCTAAGGCTATTTATACTCGTCTTCAAGCATCTTGGGATAAACGTGATATTGCTGATATTGAGCAATTCGCGAATAAAACTGTTGTAGATGAAATAAAGCAGCAGGCCGCTGAAGATCCTACTCCTTCTAAAACTGATATTATGCTTATTAACGCCAGACTTCTTGAAGTTAAAGAAGAGGGTTCTAATATTCTGGCAACAGTTTATTATGATGTACTTCTCAGAGAAGAAGCCAATCAATCTCAGCCTTCTCAGGTTCGTGAAGTTTGGAATTTTGTTAAAGAAAATAACGACTCTGCAATGTGGAAGCTCGACGGTTTGCAGCAACTTGAAGATTAG
- a CDS encoding HD domain-containing protein, which yields MITFKKIFSNFSLPYIENAEECELPDYQLKYDHSLRVLDNCQGICDSLNIDEKYASTYKIAALFHDTGRFPQYLKYKTFSDAKSCNHATLGVKYILRKKLLADLPKSQLRIILGAVALHNRNILPSNISKELKFTTEIVRDSDKIDIMGVLLKHMKGVEPLSSVPLLGLKEKPDELTESVLLSLEACKQAAYREMNCLNDFRLLLLSWSYDLNFKWTKKQMIERGIVERIFSQLPKNQRIKKLYVPIMKQLNS from the coding sequence ATGATTACTTTCAAAAAGATATTTTCAAACTTCAGCCTCCCTTATATCGAAAATGCTGAAGAATGTGAATTGCCGGATTATCAGCTGAAATATGACCATTCTTTAAGAGTGCTCGATAATTGTCAGGGGATTTGTGATTCTTTAAATATTGATGAAAAATATGCTTCAACCTACAAAATTGCAGCACTTTTCCATGATACAGGACGCTTTCCGCAATATCTGAAATATAAAACATTCAGTGATGCCAAGTCTTGCAACCACGCAACTTTAGGAGTGAAATATATTCTTCGCAAAAAGTTGCTTGCAGATTTGCCAAAATCACAACTTCGTATCATACTTGGAGCAGTCGCCCTGCATAATAGGAATATACTTCCGTCGAATATATCCAAAGAACTCAAATTCACGACTGAAATAGTGCGGGATTCAGATAAAATAGATATTATGGGCGTTTTGCTTAAACATATGAAAGGGGTTGAGCCGTTAAGTTCAGTCCCTCTATTAGGATTAAAAGAAAAACCTGATGAGTTGACTGAATCTGTTTTATTATCTCTCGAAGCTTGTAAACAGGCCGCATATCGAGAAATGAATTGCTTAAACGATTTTCGCTTGTTGCTACTAAGCTGGTCGTATGACCTTAATTTCAAATGGACCAAAAAACAGATGATAGAACGAGGAATTGTGGAAAGGATCTTTTCACAACTTCCCAAAAACCAGCGGATTAAAAAGCTATACGTCCCGATAATGAAGCAACTAAACTCTTAA
- a CDS encoding DUF6785 family protein yields the protein MHGNIRIRAIALGIFFGLLICAFTPFNNAYLNATPLAGGHFPLAPFFILAWLTAISALHHRIFRSTPLLTGLELMTMWILTVVVSGIAFTGLARTFFINLTAPFHFASIGNRWKEILQPLLPEALHPTDPKAVETLYNGIKGGSFMSDGELIRAIPWSAWVTPLLWWAAFILLCYFMMLCLTNIFSRQWVENERINFPLLQLPRFMEEALDQGLYGSFLTNKFFLCGLLFCVALHTLNGLHFYIPAVPEVPTLVLAGKYFAKTGLFSGFGKLKIYFYPAFVGFAFLASRQISFSFWFFFLTGGLFYGVLNVAGLNIPASSLGVTFGPTLTRPEETQMIGAYLVFFFFIVWLARQHLQQVLREAFGGKQTKGESEWMSLRFSFWGLIISGCLLVAWCVNFGVPMLMALLVLTAFFIFTVVASKAICQGGIAYFTLTAAPLDGVTAMFGTKFFGAVGIAITAMCQKILFVDLRESLMPSLVHGSKVNEWIKNKKLFLSGIIIVLLAGVVVSFAAMLFVCYKYGIRELHLDWATRTSMTVYDNVVRVIQEPAVASEWVTTFSTVGAVIMFTLVLAYNRLPWWPLHPIGYLTAYSSAMKILWFSFFLGWMFNQLTLRYGGVGLFKRIRYLFFGLIMGDFLMGGAWALYGLWAGQSYQVLPG from the coding sequence ATGCATGGAAACATAAGAATACGGGCTATTGCACTGGGAATTTTCTTTGGATTATTAATTTGTGCTTTTACGCCCTTCAATAATGCCTATTTGAATGCGACACCGCTGGCAGGAGGACATTTTCCGCTGGCTCCGTTCTTTATACTGGCATGGCTTACAGCAATTTCAGCATTACACCATAGAATATTCCGCTCTACTCCGCTTTTAACGGGTCTGGAATTGATGACTATGTGGATACTGACCGTTGTTGTTTCCGGCATAGCTTTTACCGGACTTGCAAGAACATTCTTCATCAACCTGACAGCTCCGTTCCACTTTGCGAGCATCGGTAACAGATGGAAAGAAATACTCCAGCCCCTGCTCCCCGAAGCATTGCATCCGACAGACCCGAAAGCCGTAGAAACTCTTTATAACGGCATTAAGGGTGGCTCGTTCATGAGCGACGGAGAACTTATCCGTGCTATCCCTTGGTCCGCATGGGTTACACCGCTTCTATGGTGGGCGGCTTTTATCCTTCTTTGCTATTTTATGATGCTCTGTCTGACCAATATTTTCAGCAGACAATGGGTTGAAAACGAGCGCATCAACTTTCCACTTCTACAATTACCAAGATTTATGGAAGAAGCGCTTGATCAAGGATTGTATGGATCATTTCTAACTAATAAATTTTTTCTATGTGGATTATTATTTTGTGTTGCTTTGCACACACTGAACGGCCTCCATTTTTATATCCCGGCCGTACCGGAAGTTCCGACTCTGGTTCTTGCCGGAAAATACTTTGCTAAAACCGGCTTATTTTCCGGATTCGGTAAACTGAAAATATATTTTTATCCGGCTTTCGTCGGCTTCGCATTCCTTGCCTCACGCCAGATTTCTTTCAGCTTCTGGTTCTTTTTCCTGACAGGCGGACTTTTCTACGGAGTGCTCAATGTAGCGGGACTGAATATTCCTGCTTCATCGCTAGGTGTAACTTTCGGACCAACACTGACCAGACCGGAAGAAACACAAATGATCGGAGCATATCTAGTCTTCTTTTTCTTTATCGTATGGCTTGCACGACAACATCTACAACAAGTTTTACGTGAAGCGTTTGGCGGTAAACAAACTAAAGGAGAATCCGAATGGATGTCCTTACGTTTTTCATTTTGGGGACTGATTATTTCCGGATGCCTGTTAGTAGCATGGTGCGTTAACTTTGGTGTTCCAATGCTTATGGCGCTTCTTGTCTTAACGGCTTTCTTCATCTTCACAGTGGTAGCTTCAAAAGCCATCTGTCAGGGTGGTATCGCATATTTCACTTTGACCGCCGCCCCCCTTGACGGTGTAACAGCTATGTTTGGAACCAAGTTTTTCGGGGCTGTAGGAATCGCAATTACAGCCATGTGCCAAAAGATTCTTTTTGTAGACCTCAGAGAATCATTAATGCCTTCACTTGTTCACGGGTCAAAAGTAAATGAATGGATCAAAAATAAAAAACTCTTTCTTTCAGGTATAATAATCGTCCTGCTTGCAGGTGTTGTGGTCTCTTTCGCTGCCATGCTTTTTGTCTGTTATAAATACGGAATTCGCGAACTTCATCTGGACTGGGCCACAAGAACCTCAATGACTGTTTATGATAACGTTGTCAGAGTTATTCAGGAACCAGCCGTTGCATCTGAGTGGGTAACAACCTTCTCTACAGTCGGTGCGGTTATTATGTTTACACTGGTTCTGGCCTACAACAGGCTTCCATGGTGGCCTCTCCATCCAATCGGATATCTCACAGCATACAGTTCAGCCATGAAAATACTCTGGTTCAGCTTTTTTCTGGGCTGGATGTTTAACCAGCTCACTCTTCGCTACGGCGGGGTCGGACTGTTTAAAAGAATTAGATACTTATTTTTCGGATTAATAATGGGTGATTTTTTAATGGGCGGAGCATGGGCTTTATATGGGTTATGGGCCGGACAAAGCTATCAGGTTCTTCCCGGCTAA
- a CDS encoding HD-GYP domain-containing protein, protein MLEKIQTKNLQEGMYIVCSANGYPGIPHDLANKYILTKDSILTLLRCDIREVLIDSSKSTVADSFPQTSYSEEILFARETYTKTLKLIQNIFETIENGGDLDIEQYGNNINPLLDSLERNSSATASLTILARTNKYIFTHSLNTAILSAILGRFMGLSRESIKDLTISAMLMNVGTIWIPGDILNKKGKLTQQEFSEIKKHPVVACNYLKKQENISIDIIRAVLSHHERDDCSGYPEGLSGNEIPQYSRIISICDSYDAMTSERPYRDAMDPNMAIKHLYSMKNTAFHPRYLESFIKCIGIYPVGCFVKLSDGRYGVVMNNTPQAPLLPQIKIVFDSRFRATHPEYVDLSQRTSGSKGSNLEIVECIHPKSFKLELNRFLW, encoded by the coding sequence ATGTTAGAAAAAATCCAAACAAAAAATCTTCAGGAAGGAATGTACATCGTTTGTTCAGCAAACGGATACCCCGGTATTCCGCATGATCTTGCAAACAAATATATATTAACTAAAGATAGTATTTTAACCTTACTTCGTTGTGACATTCGAGAAGTGCTTATAGACTCTTCTAAAAGCACTGTCGCAGACTCTTTCCCGCAAACGTCCTACTCTGAAGAAATACTGTTCGCCCGCGAAACGTACACGAAAACTTTAAAACTCATTCAAAATATATTTGAAACAATTGAAAACGGCGGAGATCTTGATATTGAACAATACGGGAATAATATTAACCCGTTATTAGACTCACTTGAAAGAAACAGCAGTGCAACAGCAAGTCTGACTATTCTAGCTCGAACCAACAAATATATATTCACACACAGCCTGAACACTGCAATTTTAAGCGCAATCCTCGGAAGGTTCATGGGGCTTTCCCGCGAGTCAATCAAGGATCTTACTATCTCCGCGATGCTGATGAATGTCGGTACGATATGGATCCCCGGCGATATTTTAAATAAGAAAGGAAAGCTTACACAGCAAGAATTTTCGGAAATAAAAAAACACCCTGTAGTTGCTTGTAACTATTTAAAAAAACAAGAAAATATTTCAATAGACATAATACGAGCTGTTCTTTCTCATCATGAGCGAGATGACTGCTCCGGATATCCTGAAGGATTATCTGGAAATGAAATTCCACAATATTCCAGAATTATTTCAATTTGTGACTCCTATGATGCCATGACATCTGAGCGTCCCTATAGAGACGCCATGGACCCCAACATGGCAATAAAACATCTCTATTCTATGAAAAACACAGCTTTTCATCCACGTTATTTGGAAAGTTTCATCAAATGTATAGGAATTTATCCTGTAGGATGTTTTGTAAAACTGTCAGACGGGCGTTATGGGGTAGTAATGAATAACACTCCGCAAGCTCCCCTGTTACCTCAAATAAAAATTGTATTCGACAGCAGGTTCAGAGCAACTCACCCTGAGTATGTAGATCTCTCCCAAAGAACATCTGGAAGCAAAGGATCAAACTTAGAAATAGTTGAATGCATTCACCCGAAAAGTTTCAAACTCGAATTAAATCGTTTTCTCTGGTAG
- a CDS encoding MerR family transcriptional regulator, whose translation MFDQTLSLREVGRRLGIPPSTIVYYKDKYSRFIPSSGGGSRRQRYSVEVLEIFRRIREMYGMNWSTEQIENELSIKFGMLVDSIKNEQQLINDAGIKSDGDVQTVVQGLASVIEKVSDLLSNQMLFQSEIRDLRDEVSILKSEKRKLEAQTNERVMDLAMEIGQLKRDRVELFRLLRKGGVSSGPDESSFPSAAYLERPLVIQNSEGEYLGVSGKGRKHFSLEDFVKLLENSVNSHRSVDLKWENKDSNWVLVIAANEDVSGDEKAIVLVTEENVTPNNNTVVRIVSMDINNKNVPDALLFSLFKQIRDSFVR comes from the coding sequence ATGTTTGATCAAACTTTGAGTCTCAGGGAAGTGGGGAGAAGGCTTGGAATTCCTCCGTCTACTATTGTTTATTATAAAGATAAATATTCAAGGTTCATACCGTCTTCTGGTGGTGGATCTCGTAGGCAGAGGTATTCTGTTGAAGTGTTAGAAATTTTTAGGAGGATACGCGAAATGTATGGTATGAATTGGTCAACTGAACAGATTGAAAATGAATTATCAATAAAATTTGGAATGTTAGTTGATAGTATAAAAAATGAACAACAGTTGATCAACGATGCCGGAATTAAGTCTGATGGTGATGTTCAGACGGTTGTTCAGGGGCTTGCTTCTGTAATAGAAAAAGTATCCGATCTTCTTTCAAATCAGATGTTGTTTCAGTCAGAAATTAGAGATTTGCGTGATGAGGTCTCAATACTCAAAAGCGAAAAGCGTAAACTGGAAGCACAAACTAATGAGCGCGTAATGGATCTTGCCATGGAGATTGGCCAACTAAAGCGTGATAGAGTGGAGCTTTTCAGATTACTCAGGAAAGGCGGAGTTTCTTCCGGGCCTGATGAATCTTCATTTCCTTCTGCTGCATATCTTGAGCGTCCATTGGTTATTCAGAATTCAGAAGGGGAATACCTTGGTGTGTCGGGGAAAGGGCGCAAACACTTTTCCTTGGAAGATTTTGTAAAGCTTCTTGAAAACAGTGTTAATTCACATCGTAGTGTGGATTTAAAATGGGAGAATAAAGATTCAAATTGGGTTTTGGTAATTGCTGCGAATGAAGATGTTTCCGGCGATGAAAAAGCAATTGTTCTGGTGACCGAAGAGAATGTGACTCCTAATAACAATACTGTTGTTCGTATTGTAAGTATGGATATCAATAACAAGAATGTCCCTGACGCTCTTTTGTTCAGTCTTTTTAAACAGATACGAGATAGTTTTGTTCGTTAA
- a CDS encoding HAD family acid phosphatase gives MFVRFILVLFLFSAAGCVSTSAKRVNNSHLMISIPDARLRILEYHESGQYDRDVEAKTRKIEEVVKKAIADGVKYPAVIMSVEDVLVSTYNIRKKQGFADNSCARKALDYSVILGILPVIKPSVKVFESLLSRGIPVFIISHRPENLRVSILENLAGAGYSGWSGLYLLPPNHQDDSSGFYEEVRKGLHRTGINIVATVGAIPSDIAGEQTGTPILYPNYIYSLR, from the coding sequence TTGTTTGTACGTTTTATACTTGTTTTATTTCTTTTCAGCGCAGCAGGTTGCGTATCAACATCCGCAAAGCGTGTGAATAATTCTCATCTGATGATATCAATTCCTGATGCTCGTCTTCGTATTCTTGAATATCATGAGAGTGGTCAATATGATCGAGATGTTGAGGCTAAGACTCGCAAAATTGAAGAGGTAGTAAAGAAAGCCATCGCTGACGGTGTGAAATATCCGGCTGTAATTATGTCGGTGGAAGATGTTTTGGTATCAACTTACAATATTAGAAAAAAGCAGGGGTTTGCTGATAATAGCTGTGCCCGTAAGGCTCTTGATTATAGTGTTATTCTTGGAATTTTACCTGTTATTAAACCTTCAGTAAAAGTTTTTGAATCCTTATTGTCACGCGGAATTCCAGTTTTTATAATTTCGCATAGGCCGGAAAATTTAAGAGTTTCTATATTGGAAAATCTTGCAGGAGCGGGGTATTCCGGTTGGTCCGGTCTTTATTTGTTACCTCCGAACCATCAAGATGATTCAAGTGGTTTCTATGAAGAAGTCCGTAAAGGACTGCATAGGACCGGAATTAATATAGTTGCAACGGTTGGCGCTATTCCCTCCGACATTGCGGGCGAGCAGACAGGAACTCCGATTTTATATCCCAATTATATTTATTCATTACGCTGA
- a CDS encoding response regulator yields MRILVVEDELASRKFLSHMMESYGQCDSAINGIEAVTMFEESIIKGEKYDLICMDIMMPEMDGQEALKKIREIENKHSILPKDESRVIMTTALSDPKTVIEAYYKGGATHYLVKPITLEKLNSIMSEIGLGV; encoded by the coding sequence ATAAGAATACTGGTAGTAGAAGATGAGCTTGCAAGCAGAAAATTTCTTTCGCATATGATGGAGAGTTATGGACAGTGTGATAGCGCTATTAACGGAATAGAGGCTGTAACGATGTTTGAAGAGTCCATAATCAAAGGCGAAAAATATGACTTGATTTGTATGGATATCATGATGCCGGAAATGGATGGTCAAGAAGCGCTTAAAAAGATTCGTGAAATTGAAAACAAACATTCAATACTTCCTAAGGATGAATCTCGCGTGATAATGACAACAGCTTTATCCGATCCGAAAACGGTTATCGAGGCTTATTACAAGGGAGGAGCTACGCACTACCTTGTAAAGCCTATTACTTTAGAAAAACTAAATAGTATTATGTCTGAAATCGGCTTAGGTGTATGA